One window of Legionella pneumophila subsp. pneumophila str. Philadelphia 1 genomic DNA carries:
- a CDS encoding Gfo/Idh/MocA family protein — protein sequence MDNAIIKWGILGTSFISEVMANAIQESKTSELVAIGSRTSKIAKRFSEKFAIPKFYDNYQSLILDSDIDVVYIGLPNHLHKEWIIRCAQAGKNILCEKPFVVGIEEIHEVISVIERTNVFCMEALMYRYHPFIKKLQEIIQSNTIGKIKLYNATYTANIAEIANPVAGGSIRNLGCYPISLVRLLANAEPIEIRGIGRMNSRNNTDSQASVLLKFEDDSIAAVSTADDIEMHWQFEVYGTKGHLKVETNPWLPGSEGNKIYISLNTQSTPREISVKAEKSLYTYQIDFINEQVLKGDSRQFSKTSLLDSMGNTIVLETWLKQILSSKPSLELSRLKDRLPHA from the coding sequence ATGGATAATGCGATAATAAAATGGGGAATTTTAGGTACAAGTTTTATCTCTGAAGTGATGGCTAATGCAATTCAGGAATCAAAAACCAGTGAGCTTGTTGCTATTGGGAGTCGAACAAGCAAGATAGCCAAACGATTTTCTGAAAAATTCGCTATTCCAAAATTTTATGACAATTATCAATCATTAATTCTCGATAGTGATATAGATGTGGTTTATATAGGGTTACCTAATCATCTGCATAAAGAATGGATTATTCGTTGTGCGCAGGCAGGAAAAAATATTTTGTGTGAAAAACCTTTTGTTGTTGGTATAGAAGAAATCCATGAGGTTATTTCAGTAATTGAGAGAACAAATGTTTTTTGTATGGAAGCTCTAATGTACCGATATCATCCCTTTATAAAAAAATTACAAGAGATCATTCAAAGCAACACAATAGGTAAGATAAAGTTATATAATGCGACATATACAGCAAACATTGCAGAAATAGCCAATCCTGTTGCGGGAGGAAGTATACGTAATCTCGGATGTTACCCAATTTCCTTAGTGAGGCTGCTTGCTAACGCAGAGCCAATCGAAATCCGTGGTATTGGAAGAATGAATTCCAGGAATAACACGGATAGTCAAGCCAGCGTTCTTTTAAAATTTGAAGACGATTCAATTGCAGCAGTTTCCACTGCCGATGATATTGAAATGCATTGGCAATTCGAGGTTTATGGAACAAAAGGCCATTTAAAAGTAGAAACGAATCCCTGGTTGCCTGGCTCTGAGGGTAACAAAATTTATATCTCTCTCAATACTCAATCAACACCCAGAGAAATAAGCGTGAAAGCAGAAAAGTCACTTTATACCTATCAAATAGATTTTATCAATGAGCAAGTATTGAAAGGGGATTCCAGACAATTTAGCAAGACGTCTTTATTAGATAGCATGGGAAATACAATCGTTCTGGAAACCTGGCTAAAACAAATACTCTCTTCAAAACCAAGCCTTGAATTATCCAGATTAAAAGACAGGCTGCCTCATGCATAA
- a CDS encoding adenylate/guanylate cyclase domain-containing protein: protein MDSNFKISIRVSIITLFVLLLSLVGFTIIGINYIAFNSVLNSSAKDSIEQTSLLVKERFEIYLNPLNQDLIKITNAINNGIINPDDSKQFDKFLFESIRYNPEIFMVYYGSTTGDFIGVDREQKGIIGLTHVINSVSPPVNVRYQLNEQGEIIGKKLLTRHYDPRVRPWYQQAIKAGKPIWTNVYTFYVFDKSDFLIPGITGASPIYNKNKQIKGVIALDLTIDGLQHFIRELELTKNTMIYVINNESNIIAFRTPQNKKDIRGKKLTPEWIKKLNIPLKKLDFNDFEPIIKSYTHDNQKYYLAYQPISSTNEKALWHIIIIVPETDVIEPLKDLSMRYILLTILVLLIGTLLVRIVSQRISNPIIQLTEEAKEITMLNLKPRPLLKTRIKEVSYMDKTLSSLRSSLASFQRYVPGSLVKKLMRSGKIAQVGGQSQTITILFSDIKDFTSISESTSPQKLMTYLSDYFQSMTEIVIQHEGTLDKYIGDAIMALWNAPSKDTNHSLHACLAAKIMIDRLSLLNQKNKHLGFPEFKIRIGIHTGDAVVGNVGSEDRLSYTALGDSVNLASRLESINKNYHTQIIVSHATYTQVSEKFPFRLLDEVAVRGKRESIEIYELITAQNLENLERHKKEFQKAFSLYQKGSWKESISAFAKLTPAYSDDQLASVYIERCKVLAVNPPVNWDGIWREGKTDYSLLGKFD from the coding sequence ATGGATAGTAATTTTAAAATCAGTATACGTGTCAGCATCATTACCTTATTTGTGCTTTTGTTAAGCCTGGTAGGGTTCACTATTATTGGTATTAATTATATTGCTTTCAATAGTGTTCTTAACAGTAGCGCTAAAGATTCAATTGAGCAAACATCATTACTCGTCAAAGAGAGGTTTGAGATCTATTTAAATCCTTTAAATCAAGATTTAATTAAAATAACAAATGCCATAAATAATGGCATCATTAACCCTGATGATTCAAAACAATTTGATAAATTTCTTTTTGAATCAATTCGATATAATCCTGAAATATTTATGGTTTACTATGGTTCAACAACTGGTGATTTTATAGGAGTAGATAGAGAGCAAAAGGGAATAATTGGGTTAACCCATGTGATTAATTCCGTATCACCTCCAGTCAACGTTCGTTATCAATTAAACGAACAAGGAGAAATAATTGGAAAAAAATTGCTGACACGCCATTATGATCCCAGAGTTCGCCCGTGGTATCAACAAGCTATAAAAGCAGGGAAACCGATATGGACAAACGTATATACATTTTATGTATTTGATAAAAGTGACTTCCTTATCCCTGGAATTACCGGGGCTTCACCAATATATAATAAAAATAAGCAAATAAAAGGAGTGATTGCTCTTGACCTGACTATTGATGGTTTACAACATTTTATCCGAGAACTGGAATTAACTAAAAACACTATGATTTATGTGATTAATAATGAGTCCAATATCATTGCTTTCAGAACCCCTCAAAATAAAAAAGACATCCGTGGAAAGAAATTAACCCCGGAATGGATAAAAAAGCTGAATATTCCACTTAAGAAACTCGATTTCAATGATTTTGAACCCATCATCAAATCGTATACTCATGATAATCAAAAATATTATTTAGCATACCAACCTATATCCAGTACAAATGAAAAAGCACTATGGCATATTATTATTATTGTTCCTGAAACAGATGTGATAGAACCACTGAAAGACTTAAGCATGCGCTATATTTTGTTAACTATACTGGTCTTGCTGATTGGGACATTATTAGTTCGTATCGTTTCACAAAGAATATCAAATCCTATTATTCAACTGACTGAAGAAGCTAAAGAAATTACCATGCTTAACCTCAAACCCAGGCCACTTCTGAAGACCAGGATTAAAGAAGTCAGTTATATGGATAAAACACTATCATCTCTGAGATCAAGCTTAGCTTCATTCCAACGCTATGTTCCCGGATCTTTGGTAAAAAAATTAATGCGTAGCGGAAAGATTGCTCAAGTTGGAGGGCAAAGCCAAACAATTACTATTTTATTTTCAGATATAAAAGATTTTACAAGTATTTCAGAATCCACCTCACCACAAAAATTAATGACCTATTTATCCGATTATTTCCAGTCCATGACCGAGATAGTAATACAACATGAAGGGACTTTGGATAAATACATTGGCGATGCTATCATGGCATTATGGAATGCACCTTCAAAAGATACCAATCATTCATTGCATGCATGCCTGGCTGCCAAAATCATGATTGATCGCCTTAGCCTGTTAAATCAAAAGAATAAACATCTTGGATTTCCCGAATTTAAAATCAGAATTGGCATTCACACCGGAGATGCTGTTGTGGGTAATGTTGGTTCAGAGGATAGGCTAAGTTATACAGCCTTGGGCGACTCAGTCAATCTGGCAAGTCGCCTGGAATCAATTAATAAAAATTATCATACTCAAATCATTGTCAGTCACGCCACTTACACTCAAGTATCTGAAAAATTTCCTTTCCGTTTGTTAGATGAAGTGGCTGTAAGGGGTAAGCGTGAAAGTATTGAGATATATGAACTGATTACAGCCCAAAATCTTGAAAATCTTGAGCGACATAAAAAGGAATTTCAAAAAGCATTTTCTCTCTATCAAAAAGGTTCCTGGAAAGAAAGTATAAGCGCGTTTGCAAAACTTACTCCAGCCTACTCTGACGATCAATTAGCTTCCGTTTACATCGAACGCTGCAAGGTATTAGCAGTTAATCCACCTGTCAATTGGGATGGTATCTGGCGCGAAGGAAAAACAGATTACTCTCTTCTCGGAAAATTTGACTAG
- the lbtC gene encoding legiobactin import MFS transporter LbtC, with protein MKKNALLIVLLTWFLGNMDIHFLTPALPSLVDYFSVTPNTVQLTISLFLLGKALSMILWGLLSERYGRKPIFIGGLLLFILSNFLIALNHSILPFLVCRFLQGISVGATLLMGRAMINDTHNEQNATKYFAWLFTLAGLFICFLPFFGGLINSYWNWQIASLIIAAYGLLLLPLCRGLKETKPHYVKFPRLGHSIMVVFNHPLFVSYLLISALMMAGESAFNTSASFILIKGENFTSAQYGTIKTTMAIMHLLGTACCGLIAKYYHSIQLTKLGVRFFIFAAFLMWLFVFSAENIYLTFIVPMVIYYFGTGFIVASATASAVRPFPQQMALALAITLFCQFNCSAFFSFITSMIGIQQVETFMFLLSLVSILSFLALLKLQRMEPC; from the coding sequence ATGAAAAAAAATGCTCTTCTTATAGTGTTATTAACCTGGTTTCTTGGAAACATGGATATACATTTCCTTACTCCAGCCTTGCCATCATTAGTTGATTACTTCTCGGTAACTCCCAATACAGTTCAACTAACTATCAGTCTTTTTCTTTTGGGAAAAGCCCTCAGTATGATTTTATGGGGTCTTCTTTCCGAACGTTATGGAAGAAAACCAATCTTCATTGGAGGACTGTTGTTATTTATTCTGAGCAATTTTCTGATTGCTCTAAACCACTCCATCCTTCCCTTTTTAGTATGCCGATTTCTCCAGGGAATTAGCGTAGGCGCTACCCTTCTAATGGGTAGAGCAATGATTAACGATACCCATAATGAACAAAATGCCACAAAATACTTTGCGTGGTTATTTACTCTGGCTGGGCTGTTTATTTGCTTTCTTCCATTTTTTGGAGGTTTGATAAACAGTTATTGGAATTGGCAAATCGCCTCTCTTATCATTGCTGCCTATGGCCTGCTTTTATTACCTTTATGTCGAGGTTTAAAAGAAACCAAACCCCATTATGTAAAATTCCCTCGCCTAGGTCATAGTATTATGGTGGTCTTCAACCATCCCCTTTTTGTTTCTTACCTCCTTATTTCTGCCTTGATGATGGCTGGAGAATCGGCGTTTAATACCAGCGCCTCTTTTATTCTTATTAAAGGAGAAAATTTTACCAGCGCTCAGTATGGTACAATCAAGACTACTATGGCAATTATGCATTTATTAGGTACCGCTTGTTGTGGCTTAATAGCAAAATATTATCATAGTATCCAATTAACAAAATTAGGAGTACGTTTCTTTATTTTCGCAGCATTCTTGATGTGGTTATTTGTCTTTTCTGCTGAAAATATATATTTGACTTTTATAGTGCCTATGGTGATTTATTATTTTGGTACAGGTTTCATTGTTGCATCAGCAACAGCATCAGCTGTTCGCCCTTTTCCTCAGCAAATGGCTCTTGCATTAGCTATCACTTTATTTTGTCAATTTAACTGCTCCGCTTTCTTTAGTTTTATTACCAGCATGATAGGAATTCAGCAAGTAGAAACTTTTATGTTCTTATTAAGTTTGGTAAGTATTTTGAGTTTTCTTGCCCTTCTAAAACTTCAACGAATGGAGCCCTGCTGA